The following are encoded together in the Pleurocapsa sp. FMAR1 genome:
- a CDS encoding DUF6825 family protein gives MSNTNPVTNAFFFGRALAEVFSEKMEESFTNAMSDLGKFDAEQRENVRQFMEEVQLRAEQAVGSTYYPNSTTTTTTSRPNTVSNSVNIDINTTNSSDLQAMLDQLRAEIATLRSELKKYRD, from the coding sequence ATGAGCAACACCAATCCTGTAACCAACGCCTTTTTTTTTGGCAGAGCTTTAGCCGAAGTCTTTAGCGAAAAGATGGAAGAATCGTTTACCAACGCCATGAGCGATCTAGGCAAGTTTGATGCTGAACAAAGAGAAAATGTAAGACAATTTATGGAGGAAGTCCAGTTAAGAGCCGAACAAGCAGTAGGTAGCACCTATTATCCAAATAGCACTACTACTACGACTACTAGCCGTCCTAACACTGTCTCCAACTCGGTCAATATTGATATCAATACTACCAATTCAAGCGATCTACAGGCAATGCTCGATCAGTTAAGAGCCGAAATTGCTACTTTAAGATCGGAGTTAAAAAAATATCGTGACTAA